The proteins below come from a single Cryptococcus gattii WM276 chromosome D, complete sequence genomic window:
- a CDS encoding uncharacterized protein (Similar to TIGR gene model, INSD accession AAW43203.1), protein MTNSDDVNMEDDGSLEVSTVPLAEEVDEEWWDLKMQWGGKVYDIRVGGNDMVYDFRERIASLTSIPADAQKLIGLSSTVKGKLNASHDAMRFAHLGVKNGGKFVLVGTKVEERFVDPIKALREGEGAGEDEFDVDYKGKGPGNDPRNKRKIQEIIDKVPITVMNAPREGKKLLVLDLDYTIVDTKPLLNGALPSSECARPGLHDFLKLVYPHYDIVIWSQTSWRWLETKLVELDLISDSREYKISFVIDRSCMFPVFSQRNGQLYKHEVKPLAYLWASFPQWSAKNTIHVDDLSRNFALNPGEGLKIRAFNKAGSPDGQRDRELIKLGTYLIGIAASEKDFTTVNHKYWSGRGRRGRH, encoded by the exons ATGACCAATTCCGACGATGTGAATATGGAAGACGACGGATCGCTAGAGGTTTCCACTGTGCCTCTGGCCGAAGAGGTAGACGAAGAATGGTGGGACTTGAAAATGCAGTGGGGGGGGAAAGTGTACGACATTCGCGTCGGTGGGAATGACAT GGTTTATGATTTCCGCGAAAGGATCGCTTCCCTCACGTCCATCCCCGCGGACGCCCAGAAACTCATCGGTCTTTCGTCGACTGTCAAGGGTAAACTCAATGCCTCACACGATGCCATGCGGTTCGCCCATCTAGGCGTTAAGAATGGCGGTAAATTCGTTCTGGTCGGGACAAAAGTGGAGGAACGGTTTGTGGATCCTATAAAGGCATTACGGGAAGGCGAGGGTGCTGGAGAAGACGAGTTTGATGTGGATTATAAAGGTAAAGGTCCAGGGAATGATCCAAGAAATAAGAGAAAGATACAAGAGATTATTGATAAAGTGCCAATCACG GTGATGAATGCTCcgagagaaggaaagaaacTTCTTGTACTCGACTTGGACTATA CAATCGTAGACACAAAACCTCTTTTAAACGGCGCCCTTCCATCCTCGGAATGTGCCCGCCCAGGATTACATGACTTTCTCAAACT CGTTTATCCACATTACGACATTGTTATATGGTCGCAGACGTCTTGGCGATGGCTAGAAACCAAATTAGTAGAGTTGGACCTGATCAGTGATTCGAGAGAGTATAAGATTTCATTTGTAATAGATCGCAGTTGCATGTTTCCC GTATTTTCTCAACGAAATGGCCAGCTGTACAAGCATGAAGTCAAACCTCTAGCATATTTATGGGCATCGTTCCCTCAGTGGTCAGCCAAGAAC ACTATACATGTCGATGATCTTTCTAGAAATTTTGCATTAAATCCCGGAGAGGGGCTAAAG ATTCGAGCATTTAACAAGGCCGGTTCCCCTGATGGCCAGAGAGATAGAGAATTAATAAAGCTTGGGACATAT CTGATAGGGATTGCTGCATCGGAGAAGGATTTCACAACGGTGAACCACAAG TACTggagtggaagaggaaggagaggacGGCACTAA
- a CDS encoding Hypothetical protein (Similar to TIGR gene model, INSD accession AAW43204.1; CND03310) — protein sequence MRISIVLTAAALFGSTLISAHTLTSTPPPNLPVVIRADTNEPAPGNGTQTWSQGDDWIPFDIVIDPAYGIAGGVLILSGIPVAVLGSKNRWSSLAVASGLAFLLFTLVMILRFGVEPNLAPPSPHPPSATLRGLYLLACLISSFIGAGLGIFFFNFTKYAISAAGGFTFGWFLLALRQGGLITSVVGRWALLGGLTVVAFIASLPKQTNDLMILVSTAWIGATAFVLGVDCYTRAGLKEFYVYNLGFHDLFPKLDGAKYPLTQMMIIELGILGAVVLIGAAIQFRVIGMLQKRLNRLRDEEEARIEEEEISKAAERFKNVGAELVEWEKKHGENPVSESGLDGTDKLGSAGEASSPLEPYALSFKGNRSSVLLPQLEFKASQGPEILNKRASSSLSLLGHDTSPQMRRSSSLSLPRIASEFGEGSENLNSYTPTNSMFLGIEELKPEEPFISVGRDSSDLESKLRLLEEIKKARESVQGSLEMLRSRTPSGTQPVAGPSRAVIPAELDERQRRHSSVSTKLLDEAKALSVPGTSNRPPFQSPMTETPLQHSEWDMYIAERKIISPVASPSPNSAFLSVDPQCTTIPVSVVKSIGNRRERTMSMLETKVSDFGPAQQEQRHGTFPGRSSVANVPDTERRESVAHHDYLESGIPSRPLAANRPRMSYSGPTRVVSASDLHPASAAPYRSSATKIMSIEELAERHRQRLSKMQQPVTSKLKESEQIEEARKEWEKQRAHEKDEMRRRETERGRANEDSQGKTREVVRRTDQWRRSIVVDPELQVGGERKRSEEKAKKQGRTLVN from the exons ATGCGCATATCAATTGTACTCACAGCAGCCGCCCTTTTCGGATCCACCCTCATTTCAGCTCATACTCTCACATCCACTCCTCCACCCAACCTACCCGTCGTCATTCGAGCGGACACCAATGAGCCAGCTCCCGGCAATGGGACTCAGACCTGGAGTCAAGGCGATGATTGGATCCCCTTCGACATCGTTATCGACCCTGCATATGGTATCGCAGGAGGCGTGCTGATATTGTCAGGAATCCCGGTGGCTGTGCTAGGCAGTAAGAACCGATG GTCATCGCTAGCTGTAGCGTCAGGACTTGcttttctcctcttcactCTCGTCATGATACTTCGATTCGG TGTTGAACCAAACCTTGCTCCGCCTTCTCCTCACCCACCATCTGCCACTCTTCGGGGCCTCTACCTTCTTGCATGCCTCATTTCCTCCTTTATAGGTGCCGGACTCGgtatcttcttcttcaacttcaCCAAGTATGCCATCTCAGCCGCAGGTGGTTTTACATTCGGATGGTTTCTCTTGGCTTTACGACAGGGAGGTTTGATAACCTCTGTGGTTGGCCGTTGGGCTCTGCTTGGAGGTCTAACAGTTGTTGCATTTATTGCCAGTTTGCCGAAACAGACCAATGACTTGATGATTCTTGTATCGACTGCTTGGATAGGAGCTACAGCATTTGTTTTGGGTGTAGATTGCTACACTCGAGCTGGGCTGAAAGAG TTTTATGTTTATAATCTCGGGTTTCACGATCTTTTCCCCAAGTTGGACGGCGCAAAATACCCCCTCACTCAGATGATGATAATTGAATTGGGAATTCTAGGTGCGGTGGTCCTG ATTGGTGCTGCCATTCAGTTCCGCGTCATAGGTATGCTCCAGAAACGTTTGAACCGACTTCGcgacgaagaggaagctcgtattgaggaagaagaaataTCAAAAGCCGCTGAACGTTTCAAAAATGTCGGTGCGGAGCTGGTCGAGTGGGAAAAGAAACACGGGGAAAACCCAGTCTCGGAATCTGGGCTTGATGGAACTGATAAATTGGGGTCTGCCGGAGAGGCATCATCCCCACTGGAACCGTATGCCCTTTCCTTTAAGGGCAACAGATCAAGCGTGCTACTGCCTCAACTGGAATTCAAAGCCTCGCAAGGGCCTGAAATCTTGAATAAACGCGCATCGAGCAGTCTCAGTCTACTTGGACACGACACCTCGCCCCAAATGCGACGATCAAGCTCCTTGAGCCTGCCACGTATCGCAAGCGAATTCGGCGAAGGCTCTGAAAATCTCAACTCCTACACACCTACAAACAGTATGTTTTTGGGCATAGAAGAGTTGAAGCCAGAGGAGCCATTTATTAGTGTTGGCCGCGATAGTTCTGACCTCGAGAGCAAGCTCAGATTGCTCGAAGAGATCAAAAAGGCTCGTGAAAGCGTACAAGGTAGTTTGGAAATGCTGAGATCGAGGACCCCTAGTGGAACTCAACCTGTCGCTGGACCATCCAGAGCAGTCATACCGGCTGAGCTTGACGAGAGGCAGCGGAGGCATTCCAGCGTATCCACTAAGTTACTGGATGAGGCAAAGGCACTATCTGTCCCGGGCACATCAAATCGTCCGCCATTTCAGAGTCCTATGACCGAAACGCCACTACAGCACTCCGAGTGGGATATGTACATTGCCGAAAGAAAGATTATCAGCCCTGTTGCAAGCCCTTCGCCCAATTCTGCCTTCTTGTCGGTCGATCCCCAATGCACCACAATTCCCGTTAGCGTCGTCAAGAGTATTGGAAACCGTCGAGAAAGAACGATGAGTATGTTGGAAACGAAAGTTTCTGACTTTGGCCCTGCTCAGCAGGAACAAAGACATGGTACTTTTCCTGGACGTAGTTCGGTGGCCAACGTCCCGGATACAGAGAGAAGGGAGTCTGTAGCCCACCACGATTACCTCGAGAGCGGAATTCCATCACGTCCTCTTGCTGCCAATCGCCCCCGGATGTCTTACAGTGGTCCGACGAGAGTTGTTAGCGCATCCGATCTTCATCCAGCTTCTGCCGCCCCCTACCGGTCTTCTGCGACAAAAATAATGTCTATCGAAGAACTTGCCGAACGACATCGCCAGCGACTGTCTAAGATGCAACAGCCGGTTACTTCCAAGTTGAAGGAGAGTGAGCAAATCGAAGAGGCCAGGAAGGAGTGGGAGAAGCAAAGAGCGCACGAGAAGGACGAAATGAGGCGTCGAGAAACAGAAAGAGGCAGGGCGAACGAGGATAGCCAAGGCAAGACAAGGGAGGTGGTAAGAAGAACGGATCagtggaggaggagtaTCGTTGTCGACCCTGAGTTGCAGGTAGGCGGtgagaggaagaggagtgAAGAAAAGGCGAAGAAGCAAGGAAGAACTCTTGTGAATTAG